In Legionella beliardensis, the following are encoded in one genomic region:
- a CDS encoding DUF4142 domain-containing protein, translating into MKLKLITLVLCSTFSLPTVFAADTQNTSSTNQSTSTTNQQTNTTGAQNNNTQKNQMDGQILAVLVVLNQNEISAADLVSKKKGVNSSVASYAKMLSKEHNKNLKETLKLSRKIGAPVQNDTANSLKQHGENELATLNPLSGAALNKAYIDAMVNDHNAAIQLFDNTLIPNAGNKKLKEHLTSTRKHLVKHLKDAQAIQKKLDKQTNDNSATNSSNTSDTTGTSNSAQ; encoded by the coding sequence ATGAAACTGAAGTTAATTACGTTAGTATTATGCTCTACTTTTTCTCTTCCCACTGTCTTTGCAGCCGATACGCAAAACACCAGCAGCACTAATCAAAGTACGAGTACTACTAATCAGCAAACTAATACAACTGGCGCACAAAATAATAATACACAAAAAAACCAAATGGATGGTCAAATATTAGCTGTTCTTGTGGTATTAAATCAAAATGAAATTTCAGCAGCAGATCTTGTGTCTAAAAAGAAAGGTGTTAATTCGTCTGTAGCAAGCTATGCAAAAATGCTTTCTAAAGAGCACAATAAGAATTTAAAAGAAACCTTAAAGCTTAGCCGTAAAATTGGTGCACCGGTTCAAAATGATACCGCGAATAGTTTAAAACAGCATGGTGAAAATGAATTAGCTACTTTAAATCCTTTATCAGGCGCAGCACTTAATAAAGCTTATATTGATGCAATGGTTAACGATCATAATGCCGCAATTCAATTATTTGATAATACTTTAATACCAAATGCTGGCAATAAAAAACTTAAAGAGCATTTAACTAGCACGCGTAAACATTTAGTTAAACATTTAAAAGATGCACAAGCAATTCAAAAGAAATTAGATAAGCAAACAAATGATAATTCTGCTACTAATTCATCTAACACCTCGGATACAACAGGCACTTCTAATTCTGCTCAATAA
- a CDS encoding cellulose biosynthesis cyclic di-GMP-binding regulatory protein BcsB encodes MKCLSWKDIIVAGLIFTSPIALTQEANVDNEIDLQGIKLSQLEPIPSLETIEPNADGQDSAYTVEQLNLHNMNVLHEDRISLSLAMALTQAANVENEIEPQGIKLSQLEPIPSLKTIKPKADLDSQFTSTFTFKQLNWNSNNVLRGDRATTSFYLPVPIQWQFKEAKLNLVISHSPLLLPISNLNLELNDKPVSSLALTQENTNSTPWTIPLPIDAFKQDWISLNLIGFLRVSDDPCKDYDNPSNWALISPDSTLTLSYKINAFKPNLANLPYPFIDKNLLSSASSLLVLPSDPSFSELVAALKIARAFGAQLGLNQMNLTAKLANTVSEGEKAKNNLIFVGKSEQFSYLDANFTKNAIINDQAKNGLPSDLGIIRLLVSPWNPIRGLLTITGNSDLAVIKAANSFATPQSRLLLQGQSVLVTENSLPKTFNEQVVNTAPISLKDLGYQDQTVLGLGHNSLSYTFTLPNNQVPKNIILNTLLSHSVFDYKDRSMLTVSVNDVKQASLILVPLNEQDSRWKVQISGDALRPGKNTLSYSFDLHVPQEGCATRYYYQAWGVIHGETTLQASFNEELPHITLNQFPMTVGKGTLVILPQKFTGLKIGELINFFLKLGQSLGVESQAIEVASSNEVTEDKLREVNTIIIGTAENNPWVAKVMNNAPIKIQQGKISVASQNANLAISALESLGVVELIDSPWNKNHNTLLITGTDNNAVSQAMNLLVDNQVKSTLRGNVATIDQQGSIATYETRLDVQNEAKSSANSSTPSLNKIGGFASYAYQNIVYIVIIIFLIIVIILAIVGFFLRRRTN; translated from the coding sequence GTGAAATGCTTATCATGGAAAGATATTATCGTAGCAGGACTTATATTCACTTCTCCTATTGCGTTAACCCAAGAAGCCAATGTAGACAATGAAATTGATTTACAGGGTATAAAATTAAGTCAATTAGAGCCTATCCCAAGTTTAGAAACCATTGAACCCAACGCCGATGGGCAGGATAGCGCTTATACCGTTGAACAGCTTAATTTGCACAATATGAATGTATTGCACGAGGATAGAATAAGTCTCTCTCTTGCTATGGCATTAACTCAAGCAGCTAATGTAGAAAATGAAATTGAGCCGCAGGGTATAAAATTAAGCCAATTAGAGCCTATCCCAAGTTTAAAAACGATTAAACCCAAAGCAGACCTTGATAGTCAATTTACTAGTACCTTTACATTTAAGCAGCTTAATTGGAATAGTAATAATGTGTTGCGCGGCGATAGAGCGACTACCTCTTTTTATTTACCGGTTCCAATCCAATGGCAGTTTAAAGAGGCTAAATTAAACTTAGTAATTTCTCATTCGCCACTACTATTGCCTATATCTAACCTTAATCTAGAGCTAAATGATAAGCCTGTGTCTTCTTTAGCTTTAACGCAAGAAAATACGAACTCTACACCTTGGACTATTCCTTTACCTATTGATGCCTTTAAGCAAGATTGGATTTCTTTAAACCTAATTGGTTTTCTTCGCGTTTCAGATGATCCCTGTAAAGATTATGACAACCCTAGTAATTGGGCCTTAATCTCACCAGACTCAACCCTAACCCTATCCTATAAGATTAATGCGTTTAAGCCTAATTTAGCTAATCTACCTTATCCTTTTATTGACAAAAATTTACTGTCGTCTGCGTCATCTTTACTTGTTTTACCGTCTGATCCTTCCTTCAGTGAACTGGTAGCTGCATTAAAAATAGCTCGAGCTTTCGGTGCTCAGTTAGGACTAAATCAAATGAATCTAACAGCAAAGCTAGCGAACACAGTCAGCGAAGGAGAAAAAGCAAAGAATAACCTTATTTTTGTAGGCAAGAGTGAGCAATTTTCTTACCTAGATGCAAATTTTACAAAAAACGCGATTATCAATGACCAGGCAAAAAATGGATTACCTAGTGATTTAGGGATTATTCGTCTGCTTGTTTCACCATGGAATCCAATACGTGGGCTATTAACAATTACTGGTAATTCTGATTTGGCTGTTATAAAGGCTGCGAATTCTTTTGCTACACCTCAATCTAGGCTTCTTTTACAAGGCCAGTCAGTTTTAGTGACTGAAAATTCATTGCCTAAGACATTTAATGAGCAAGTAGTGAATACAGCGCCCATATCTTTAAAAGATTTGGGTTATCAAGATCAAACCGTATTAGGATTGGGCCACAATAGCTTATCTTATACGTTTACCCTTCCTAATAACCAAGTACCTAAGAACATCATTTTAAATACTTTGTTAAGCCATTCTGTGTTTGATTATAAAGATCGCTCCATGCTGACTGTATCTGTGAATGATGTTAAACAAGCCTCACTGATATTAGTACCGCTAAATGAACAAGACTCTAGATGGAAAGTCCAGATTTCTGGTGATGCATTAAGGCCAGGAAAAAATACACTAAGTTATAGTTTTGATTTACATGTCCCACAGGAAGGTTGTGCAACTCGTTATTATTATCAAGCCTGGGGCGTTATACATGGCGAAACAACGCTACAAGCAAGTTTTAATGAAGAGCTGCCTCATATTACTTTAAATCAGTTTCCTATGACAGTTGGTAAAGGGACGCTCGTTATTTTGCCACAAAAATTTACTGGTCTTAAAATCGGAGAATTAATAAACTTTTTCTTAAAATTAGGGCAATCTCTGGGAGTAGAGTCTCAGGCAATTGAAGTTGCTAGCTCAAATGAGGTAACAGAAGACAAACTTAGAGAAGTTAACACCATTATTATTGGAACCGCGGAAAATAATCCTTGGGTAGCGAAAGTAATGAATAATGCACCGATAAAAATCCAACAAGGAAAAATAAGTGTTGCTAGTCAAAATGCTAATCTTGCTATTTCCGCGCTAGAGTCCTTAGGTGTCGTTGAGTTAATCGATTCACCGTGGAATAAAAATCATAATACTCTATTAATTACAGGCACAGATAATAATGCTGTAAGCCAAGCTATGAATTTATTAGTGGATAATCAGGTTAAATCCACATTACGTGGTAACGTTGCAACGATAGACCAACAGGGCAGTATCGCTACTTATGAAACGCGGTTGGATGTGCAAAATGAAGCTAAGTCATCAGCCAATTCAAGTACACCATCGTTAAATAAAATAGGTGGTTTTGCTTCTTATGCTTATCAAAATATTGTCTATATCGTAATTATCATCTTCTTAATTATTGTTATTATTCTAGCAATTGTGGGCTTTTTCTTAAGGCGTCGCACAAACTAA
- a CDS encoding tetratricopeptide repeat protein — translation MAKAHRAKGLLIIGVIIKSLVIEFTAYIPILFAAQGPDKTAKAPSVPAVVIKAQLGKYYELKKLDAKEAKKLLEIILQEDPQNIQANKEMGYVLLEENKLNEAKNYFNKVLKINPDDKVIVSQIRYIDARIHASIITATINAAANKSPTNAITVTAQNPMDKYFELKKSRPEEAFKLLKEILRDNPNNEMANAEMGYQLLNQKRTELALDYFKLVLKINPKNNVIREQIKSMQTTEQGTATGAVQQAKSMPQLPEDERLLNEYYNLRKTNPKRALQLLYKLVFRYPHKVVAQRELAYLLLKEKKLELALYRFYIIERLLPKDYEIKMQIGYILDNLGRKPQAYKYFSSATYTSDPELKLKANRAMTSLSGLQTKIISKPWFADVYYAPIYLSRFNLGIFPSQVRLGRTFGERSQGEVYAINRTTWDSKSGQRDQNQLPQIFEDNVSITALGIRYSPFQKLPNLRLYIEGGRAYDLIAREPNPNRRYRNDLRGGLLYGAIWGAPHDYVNTWTFPFKEVGNAYLDISYFSRYDDNIIGYGSIREGLRVLEFLTAELNIYLRGRGGLDKNKEFYNNFVEYGPGIEFIPNNRYNLSFRFEYLNGYYIKVNSPSPNPYGPRYHNKLTTAELYIYF, via the coding sequence ATGGCAAAAGCACATCGTGCAAAAGGTTTGCTGATAATTGGCGTAATTATTAAAAGCCTAGTAATTGAGTTTACTGCCTATATACCTATTCTTTTTGCAGCACAAGGCCCTGATAAAACAGCAAAAGCGCCTTCTGTTCCGGCCGTTGTTATTAAAGCTCAACTGGGTAAATATTACGAGCTTAAAAAATTAGACGCAAAAGAGGCTAAAAAGCTGCTTGAAATTATTTTGCAAGAAGATCCGCAAAATATACAGGCAAATAAAGAAATGGGCTACGTTCTTTTGGAAGAGAATAAACTCAACGAGGCTAAAAATTATTTCAACAAAGTTTTAAAGATTAATCCAGACGATAAAGTTATTGTAAGCCAGATTAGATATATTGATGCGCGCATACACGCAAGTATCATAACCGCTACAATAAATGCAGCTGCTAATAAAAGCCCTACAAATGCTATCACCGTAACCGCGCAAAATCCTATGGATAAATATTTTGAATTAAAGAAAAGTCGCCCAGAGGAAGCCTTTAAATTATTAAAAGAAATTTTGCGAGATAATCCCAATAACGAGATGGCTAATGCAGAAATGGGATATCAATTACTCAATCAAAAGCGTACCGAATTGGCGTTAGATTATTTCAAACTTGTTTTAAAAATTAATCCAAAAAATAACGTAATTCGAGAGCAAATTAAGAGCATGCAAACCACCGAACAAGGTACAGCAACTGGTGCGGTGCAACAGGCTAAATCCATGCCGCAATTGCCAGAAGACGAGCGATTATTAAATGAGTACTATAATTTACGTAAAACCAATCCTAAACGAGCCTTGCAGCTTCTATATAAATTGGTTTTCCGCTATCCACATAAAGTAGTCGCCCAGCGCGAACTTGCTTATTTATTATTAAAAGAGAAAAAATTAGAACTCGCTCTTTACCGCTTCTATATTATAGAAAGGCTATTACCTAAGGATTATGAGATTAAAATGCAAATTGGTTATATACTGGATAATTTAGGTAGAAAGCCACAAGCTTATAAATACTTTTCTAGTGCAACCTATACCTCTGATCCTGAATTAAAATTAAAAGCTAATCGTGCCATGACTAGCTTATCGGGGCTACAAACCAAAATTATTTCTAAACCTTGGTTCGCTGACGTTTATTATGCGCCAATTTACCTTTCGCGCTTTAATTTAGGTATTTTTCCGAGCCAAGTACGATTAGGTCGAACCTTTGGCGAGCGTAGTCAAGGTGAGGTTTATGCAATTAATCGTACGACCTGGGATAGTAAATCAGGTCAGCGCGATCAAAATCAGCTGCCACAAATCTTTGAGGATAATGTTTCGATAACCGCGTTAGGTATACGTTATTCACCTTTTCAGAAGCTGCCAAATTTAAGGTTATATATTGAAGGCGGTAGAGCTTACGATCTAATTGCACGAGAGCCTAATCCTAATCGCCGTTATCGAAATGATTTAAGGGGCGGTTTACTTTACGGCGCTATTTGGGGCGCTCCTCATGATTATGTCAATACCTGGACATTTCCTTTTAAGGAAGTTGGCAACGCTTATTTAGATATATCTTATTTTTCTAGGTACGATGATAACATCATTGGTTACGGTAGTATTCGAGAGGGATTGCGAGTTTTAGAGTTTCTCACTGCTGAGCTTAATATCTATTTAAGAGGAAGGGGGGGACTTGATAAAAACAAAGAGTTTTATAATAACTTTGTTGAATATGGTCCTGGTATCGAGTTTATTCCCAATAATCGTTATAACTTGTCTTTTCGTTTTGAATATTTAAACGGTTATTATATAAAAGTTAATAGCCCTTCTCCTAATCCTTATGGGCCACGCTATCATAATAAGTTAACAACGGCTGAATTATACATTTATTTTTGA
- a CDS encoding glycosyltransferase, which produces MELHLIMWWLLMAVAILILLSSLDEFYFDVVFFINSIWKKIKQLRYHYQPLTLEQLDAVPEKKIAIMVACWSEHLVIEDMLKHNIPAIHYTNYDFFIGVYPNDPLTIEAVERAKELFSNVIPVVTKLPGPTTKADNLNNIYHFILKREKENNIQYEIFLFHDAEDVIHPLSLKLYNYLIPRKDMVQIPVFPLEVSHSFATHWTYNDEFAENHTRTMIAREVIGGLVTSAGVGTGFARTAIELLSRESKGSPFNVSSFTEDYSVSLRIRVLKLKSIFLVQKIIRTQTRKRWWFFGKLVPKPVAEMVATRALFPTRYRAAIRQRARWVMGITFQEWYNTGWPGNLATRYTLFHDRKAVVTHLINFIAYILFTYWLIYFLVDARPTFTTLIKTYPFSKVIILACTLMMLFRLYQRAAATYRIYGLLAAFLSIPRSIYGNLINFHALLRAYRAFFFTPKKDSKWDKTKNTFPGKSALKKYKKKLGDLLLENKVITSDQLHEALKEQHATQERLGRILIKNYGINPDKIIQFLANQYNLEIADPEKFPVLKKEQLEHVSLEHYNWLISNQIFPIAYANNIITLALTDPANEDNRREAINRLKPCNVKFVLMSNAV; this is translated from the coding sequence ATGGAATTACATTTAATCATGTGGTGGCTACTGATGGCAGTAGCAATTTTAATACTTCTATCCTCATTAGATGAATTCTATTTTGATGTTGTTTTTTTTATAAACTCGATATGGAAAAAAATTAAGCAGTTAAGATATCATTATCAGCCTTTAACCCTGGAGCAACTGGATGCAGTTCCTGAGAAAAAAATAGCTATTATGGTGGCTTGCTGGAGTGAGCATTTAGTCATTGAAGACATGTTAAAACATAATATTCCAGCGATTCATTATACCAATTATGACTTCTTTATTGGTGTTTACCCAAATGATCCTCTAACCATTGAAGCTGTAGAGCGAGCAAAAGAGCTTTTTAGTAATGTTATTCCTGTCGTCACAAAACTACCAGGGCCAACTACAAAAGCAGATAACCTTAATAATATTTACCATTTTATTCTTAAGCGTGAGAAAGAAAATAACATTCAGTATGAAATATTTTTGTTTCATGATGCTGAAGATGTTATTCATCCGCTATCACTAAAATTATATAATTATTTAATACCTCGCAAAGATATGGTGCAAATTCCTGTGTTTCCTTTAGAGGTAAGCCACAGTTTTGCTACGCACTGGACTTACAATGATGAATTTGCTGAAAATCATACTAGGACAATGATTGCACGTGAAGTCATAGGAGGTTTAGTTACCTCAGCCGGAGTAGGTACAGGTTTTGCAAGAACTGCGATTGAGCTTCTAAGCAGAGAAAGTAAGGGCTCTCCTTTTAATGTGTCTTCTTTTACAGAAGATTACAGTGTGTCATTACGGATACGCGTATTAAAGCTTAAATCTATTTTTCTTGTACAAAAAATTATTCGTACCCAAACTAGGAAAAGATGGTGGTTTTTTGGTAAATTAGTGCCGAAACCCGTAGCAGAGATGGTTGCTACACGCGCTTTATTCCCCACACGTTATCGCGCTGCAATTCGGCAGCGGGCTCGCTGGGTTATGGGGATTACCTTTCAAGAATGGTATAATACCGGCTGGCCAGGAAATTTAGCAACACGCTATACCCTTTTTCATGATCGCAAAGCGGTTGTTACCCATTTAATTAACTTTATAGCCTATATATTATTTACATACTGGTTAATTTATTTTCTTGTTGATGCAAGGCCTACTTTTACAACCCTCATCAAGACTTATCCCTTCAGTAAGGTAATTATTCTAGCTTGTACATTAATGATGCTTTTTCGTTTATATCAACGAGCGGCAGCGACTTATCGAATTTATGGTTTATTAGCTGCTTTTTTAAGCATACCGCGTTCGATTTATGGTAATTTAATTAATTTTCACGCGCTACTGAGAGCGTACCGAGCATTTTTTTTTACACCTAAAAAAGACAGTAAGTGGGATAAAACTAAAAATACTTTCCCAGGAAAATCAGCTTTAAAAAAATATAAGAAAAAATTAGGTGATTTATTGCTTGAAAATAAAGTAATTACCTCAGACCAACTGCATGAGGCATTAAAAGAGCAACATGCAACTCAAGAGCGATTGGGAAGAATCCTTATTAAGAACTATGGTATAAACCCGGATAAAATAATTCAATTTTTAGCAAATCAATATAATTTAGAGATTGCAGATCCAGAAAAATTCCCTGTACTAAAAAAGGAGCAATTAGAACATGTTTCTCTCGAGCATTATAATTGGTTGATAAGCAATCAGATTTTTCCCATAGCTTATGCTAATAATATTATAACTTTAGCACTCACCGATCCTGCAAATGAGGACAATAGAAGAGAGGCTATAAACCGTTTAAAACCCTGTAATGTAAAATTTGTTTTGATGTCTAATGCTGTTTAA
- the wecB gene encoding non-hydrolyzing UDP-N-acetylglucosamine 2-epimerase produces the protein MKIFIVFGTRPEAIKMIPVIKELKKRNFAQIEICITSQHTFMLQQVLSLFDIQCDYDLNIMKYDQTITETLTSALSGLNELFQKHKPNRVLVHGDTTTTFAGALAAFYNHIPVGHVEAGIRSHNIYSPWPEEINRKLAGTIADLHFAPTFHTAKNLLLEGVKESHIYITGNTVVDILLETKKIIAKRRMKKQLDEKFSYLDPRKKLLLITVHRREIFGKSFAAICKALAAIAKFNDVQLIFPVHLNPHVQAPVKKYLSNIKNIFLIEPQDYFSMLYLMQRCYVVLTDSGGIQEEAPAFNKPLIVMREITERVEGLSAGVAKLVGVRKEGIVKATQEILEDRKIYEAMARVSNPYGDGKAAQRIADVIVNSHNMGFLNQF, from the coding sequence ATGAAAATCTTTATTGTATTTGGTACTAGACCAGAAGCTATTAAGATGATTCCTGTTATTAAAGAACTAAAAAAAAGAAATTTTGCCCAAATAGAGATATGTATAACGTCGCAGCATACATTTATGTTACAACAAGTTTTATCGCTTTTTGATATTCAGTGTGATTATGATTTAAATATCATGAAATATGATCAAACGATCACAGAAACATTAACATCCGCTTTATCCGGTTTAAATGAGCTATTTCAGAAGCATAAACCAAATAGAGTCTTAGTTCATGGTGACACAACAACGACATTTGCAGGCGCGCTAGCTGCTTTTTATAATCATATCCCTGTCGGCCATGTTGAAGCAGGCATACGAAGCCACAATATTTATTCGCCTTGGCCTGAAGAAATCAATAGAAAACTAGCAGGTACTATTGCCGATTTACATTTTGCGCCTACCTTCCATACAGCAAAAAATTTATTATTAGAAGGGGTCAAGGAAAGTCATATCTATATTACTGGCAATACGGTGGTTGATATCTTATTAGAAACCAAGAAAATAATCGCTAAACGTAGGATGAAAAAACAATTAGATGAGAAATTTTCCTACCTCGATCCACGTAAAAAATTATTATTAATTACGGTGCATAGGCGCGAAATTTTTGGTAAATCTTTTGCAGCAATTTGCAAAGCATTGGCAGCAATAGCAAAATTCAACGATGTACAGTTGATTTTTCCAGTTCATTTAAATCCCCATGTTCAAGCGCCCGTTAAAAAATATTTATCTAATATTAAAAATATTTTTTTAATTGAGCCACAGGATTATTTCTCAATGCTTTATTTAATGCAGCGTTGTTACGTGGTATTAACAGACTCAGGAGGCATCCAAGAAGAAGCGCCTGCCTTTAATAAACCTTTAATTGTAATGCGCGAAATAACAGAAAGAGTGGAAGGCTTGTCAGCAGGTGTTGCCAAATTAGTAGGTGTAAGAAAAGAAGGTATTGTGAAAGCAACTCAAGAGATTTTAGAAGATAGAAAAATTTATGAGGCAATGGCGCGCGTAAGTAATCCCTATGGCGATGGCAAAGCAGCGCAAAGAATTGCTGATGTTATTGTTAACAGTCATAATATGGGTTTTTTAAATCAATTTTAA